Proteins co-encoded in one Flavivirga eckloniae genomic window:
- a CDS encoding formimidoylglutamase, translating into MDKLVLFKNSSRNKLLNKRLGESKFGQDVKLLSNISNIYEQLKNLDVTYVIIGLPEDAGVFANHGKTGASKAWEATLKILLNVQSNQYTKANRVLILGHLDFSEELFEISELDSSKKKDVLKARKIVSNIDGHVSHIINQIVLAGKKPIIIGGGHNNAYGNIKGTSLALNKPINVINFDAHSDFRPEEGRHSGNGFSYAYAEGFLKNYFIFGLHENYTSDKLFKTLNKVKSIKYNTFESLEIRQELEFEEELNRALSHISKTPFGIEIDCDAIENIPSSAMTPSGFSVNKTRRFLNFFAKQENVCYLHICEAAPKKKTEVNIGKLITYLVTDFIKAN; encoded by the coding sequence ATGGATAAACTGGTTTTATTTAAAAATTCTTCTCGAAATAAATTATTAAACAAACGCCTTGGTGAATCCAAATTTGGTCAAGATGTTAAATTATTATCGAACATTTCCAATATATACGAACAACTTAAAAATTTGGATGTTACTTATGTAATAATTGGTCTGCCAGAAGATGCTGGAGTATTTGCAAACCATGGGAAAACAGGCGCTTCAAAGGCTTGGGAGGCCACTCTTAAAATTTTATTAAACGTTCAAAGTAACCAATATACTAAGGCCAACAGAGTTTTAATTTTAGGGCATCTTGATTTTTCGGAAGAACTTTTTGAAATTTCGGAATTAGATTCTTCAAAGAAAAAAGATGTTTTAAAAGCCAGAAAAATTGTTTCTAATATCGATGGCCACGTATCTCATATTATTAACCAAATAGTTCTTGCAGGCAAAAAACCAATCATTATTGGTGGTGGTCACAATAACGCTTATGGAAATATTAAAGGAACATCGCTAGCCTTAAACAAACCTATAAATGTTATTAATTTTGATGCCCATTCCGATTTTAGACCCGAAGAAGGGAGACATAGCGGTAATGGTTTTAGCTATGCTTACGCCGAAGGCTTTTTAAAAAACTATTTTATTTTTGGGTTACACGAAAACTATACTTCCGATAAATTATTTAAAACATTAAATAAAGTAAAATCTATTAAATACAATACATTCGAGTCTTTAGAAATTAGACAGGAGTTAGAATTTGAAGAAGAATTAAATCGTGCACTTAGCCATATTTCTAAAACACCATTTGGTATTGAAATAGATTGCGATGCTATTGAAAACATTCCGAGTAGTGCCATGACCCCCAGTGGGTTTAGTGTTAACAAAACCAGACGCTTTTTAAACTTTTTTGCCAAGCAAGAAAATGTTTGTTATTTGCATATTTGCGAAGCAGCTCCAAAGAAAAAGACAGAAGTTAATATTGGAAAGCTTATTACGTATTTAGTTACAGATTTTATAAAAGCTAACTAA